Proteins encoded by one window of Carassius auratus strain Wakin chromosome 8, ASM336829v1, whole genome shotgun sequence:
- the mpnd gene encoding MPN domain-containing protein: MGSEPPSSPQVVEEGADEEDEELSGAEDADLRASSGRGSLLTRRGITLRVLLKDGLVEPGDGILSIHYLGKTFVGDLLNDGKIRWVETGQIFNSPSAWATHCKRLVNPAKKSGCGWASVRYRGQKLVQYKTTWLHKYQPSADMSLISEGEDDEMGDDDEEEGKTSVLLEDKNKKSKPELHDIGLMQRRDRERIPVRYCTLGTRDAARDPHTLVELSAFSAINRFQPFNVAVSSNVLLLMDFHCHLTSSEVVGYLGGRWDTNTQLLTVLRAFPCRTRLADKDAAPAVEEEICQNLFMRGLSLVGWYHSHPRGPALPSLQDIDSQMDHQLRLQGSSNGFQPCLGIICGPYYHGNQGVASTITPFWVVPPPEQRPNDYGIPVAVEVTYVQDNFLTTDVLNEMMLLVEFYRSAPDLVQFSQMWSPNTSILDKIKASLSGHAPKDQAYAQILEHVYNQLRGTQ; the protein is encoded by the exons ATGG GCTCTGAGCCACCCTCATCTCCTCAGGTGGTCGAGGAAGGAGCggatgaagaggatgaggagTTGAGCGGGGCCGAAGATGCAGACCTTAGGGCCTCCTCTGGGAGGGGGTCTCTCCTGACCAGGAGAGGCATCACACTGAGAGTCCTCTTAAAGGACGGGCTTGTGGAGCCTGGAGACGGCATTCTGTCCATACACTACCTG GGTAAAACGTTTGTTGGAGATCTTTTGAATGATGGGAAGATTCGTTGGGTGGAGACTGGGCAGATCTTTAACTCTCCAAGCGCTTGGGCAACACACTGCAAGCGTCTGGTCAACCCGGCCAAGAAGTCTGGCTGTGGCTGGGCCTCGGTGCGCTACCGGGGACAGAAACTGGTCCAGTACAAAACCACCTGGCTACACAAATACCAGCCCAGTGCTGACATG AGTCTGATAAGTGAAGGAGAAGATGATGAGATGGGAGATGATGACGAAGAGGAAGGGAAAACGTCTGTGCTACTAGAGGACAAGAATAAAAAGTCCAAACCTGAGCTGCACG acaTTGGTCTGATGcagaggagagacagagagagaattcCAGTCAGGTATTGCACTCTTGGCACTAGAGATGCTGCAAg GGATCCTCACACTCTCGTAGAATTATCTGCCTTTTCTGCGATCAACCGCTTCCAGCCTTTTAATGTAGCAGTGTCCAGCAACGTTCTGCTGCTAATG GATTTTCACTGTCACCTGACCTCGAGCGAGGTGGTGGGATATTTAGGGGGCCGATGGGACACTAACACCCAGT TGCTTACAGTGTTGAGAGCGTTCCCTTGCCGTACGCGGCTGGCAGATAAAGACGCCGCTCCAGCTGTCGAAGAAGAG ATTTGCCAAAACCTCTTCATGCGGGGGCTGTCATTGGTGGGATGGTATCACAGTCACCCACGAGGCCCCGCCCTTCCGTCTCTGCAGGACATAGATTCACAGATGGATCACCAGCTCCGCCTACAAGGCAGCAGTAATGGCTTCCAGCCCTGTCTGGGGATTATCTGTG GACCCTATTACCACGGGAACCAAGGTGTAGCCTCCACCATCACGCCATTCTGGGTAGTTCCCCCTCCTGAG CAACGACCCAATGATTACGGCATCCCAGTGGCGGTCGAGGTCACATACGTGCAAGACAACTTCCTCACTACAGACGTACTCAATGAGATG ATGCTGTTGGTGGAGTTCTATCGGTCTGCTCCTGACCTTGTGCAGTTCAGTCAGATGTGGAGTCCTAATACCTCAATACTCGACAAGATCAAG GCTTCTCTGAGTGGCCACGCACCCAAAGACCAGGCGTACGCACAGATCCTGGAGCACGTGTACAACCAGCTGCGCGGCACTCAGTGA
- the LOC113107973 gene encoding signal-transducing adaptor protein 1-like isoform X1, whose translation MAAPNRYRRVRSQLPSCYYEGFLEKKSIKDKMGRKLWTSLCGSSLFFYNNNKDSVYIEKLELSDLVSVSDDCCRDRNLDAARFTLHMKNEDIKMIAPSLEARELWKGFMLSVSKLSVPSSLNLLPGQIHMMKEIIEKEKIRQRILSSVPPPSCSDNYVTLQADMPSCYHNVTRVEAEYLLERNANRGSLLLRPGHDGTSFALTTRQDINGPVFRHYRVSRRHEGGFVIALETPITCETLHDVVNCLLEKTNGVLVPLLMEEHYEKNITFAETDNENGERSLHCPKVPSPTPPVPPQKPAFAVIDNENDEIIVQCPKVPSPTPPVPPPKPDLNTQESTYINVSDAGEYEVDQAACPPPPVLPRLSAGRYLPHQNSVPHDLNSSSDIERKALVPPGYSKSTSRSNSLSGIPKNIPKSRQLVDLNELQEVLNRRRNQE comes from the exons ATGGCAGCGCCAAATCGCTATAGACGAGTGAGATCTCAACTGCCATCATGCTATTACGAAGGCTTTCTGGAAAAGAAATCAATCAAGGACAAG ATGGGTCGTAAACTCTGGACCAGTTTATGTGGCAGTTCACTCTTTTTCTACAATAACAACAAAGACAGTGTT TATATAGAGAAGCTGGAGCTCTCTGATCTCGTCTCTGTATCAGATGACTGCTGTCGGGACCGAAACCTGGACGCTGCTAGATTCACACTGCACATGAAAAATGAAGACATCAAAATGATT GCCCCCAGCCTTGAGGCTCGAGAACTGTGGAAAGGCTTCATGCTCTCGGTTTCAAAG CTATCTGTGCCAAGTTCTCTGAACCTGCTGCCTGGCCAGATTCACATGATGAAGGAAATaatagagaaagagaaaataaggCAGCGGATTCTTTCATCTGTGCCGCCACCCTCGTGTTCTGACAATTATGTTACTTTACAGGCAGACATGCCTTC GTGTTATCATAATGTCACCCGCGTCGAAGCTGAATACTTATTGGAAAGGAATGCTAATCGGGGAAGCCTACTGTTGCGGCCGGGTCATGATGGGACATCGTTTGCTCTCACTACGCGGCAAGATATCAACGG ACCAGTATTCAGACATTACCGTGTGTCTCGGAGGCACGAAGGAGGATTCGTCATTGCCCTTGAGACTCCT ATCACCTGTGAGACCCTGCATGATGTCGTTAACTGCCTGCTGGAGAAGACCAATGGGGTTTTGGTGCCTCTTCTGATGGAGGAACACTATGAGAAAAATATAA CATTTGCTGAGACTGATAATGAGAATGGCGAGAGAAGTCTGCATTGTCCCAAAGTCCCTTCACCTACTCCTCCAGTGCCACCCCAAAAACCAG CATTTGCTGTGATTGATAATGAGAATGATGAGATAATTGTTCAATGTCCCAAAGTCCCTTCACCTACTCCTCCAGTGCCACCCCCCAAACCAG ACCTAAACACACAGGAAAGCACCTACATCAATGTCTCAG ATGCTGGAGAGTATGAGGTGGATCAAGCAGCATGTCCTCCACCTCCTGTCCTGCCACGTCTTTCAG CAGGGCGATATTTACCGCATCAGAATTCAGTGCCTCATGATCTGAACAGCAGTTCAG aCATTGAAAGGAAAGCTTTGGTACCTCCCGGCTACTCCAAATCAACTTCCCGAAGCAACAGTTTGTCTGGCATTCCTAAGAATATTCCCAAGTCTCGACAACTTGTTGACTTGA ATGAGCTCCAAGAGGTTCTTAATAGGAGACGAAACCAGGAATAA
- the LOC113107973 gene encoding signal-transducing adaptor protein 1-like isoform X2, which translates to MAAPNRYRRVRSQLPSCYYEGFLEKKSIKDKMGRKLWTSLCGSSLFFYNNNKDSVYIEKLELSDLVSVSDDCCRDRNLDAARFTLHMKNEDIKMIAPSLEARELWKGFMLSVSKLSVPSSLNLLPGQIHMMKEIIEKEKIRQRILSSVPPPSCSDNYVTLQADMPSCYHNVTRVEAEYLLERNANRGSLLLRPGHDGTSFALTTRQDINGPVFRHYRVSRRHEGGFVIALETPITCETLHDVVNCLLEKTNGVLVPLLMEEHYEKNITFAETDNENGERSLHCPKVPSPTPPVPPQKPAFAVIDNENDEIIVQCPKVPSPTPPVPPPKPDLNTQESTYINVSDAGEYEVDQAACPPPPVLPRLSGRYLPHQNSVPHDLNSSSDIERKALVPPGYSKSTSRSNSLSGIPKNIPKSRQLVDLNELQEVLNRRRNQE; encoded by the exons ATGGCAGCGCCAAATCGCTATAGACGAGTGAGATCTCAACTGCCATCATGCTATTACGAAGGCTTTCTGGAAAAGAAATCAATCAAGGACAAG ATGGGTCGTAAACTCTGGACCAGTTTATGTGGCAGTTCACTCTTTTTCTACAATAACAACAAAGACAGTGTT TATATAGAGAAGCTGGAGCTCTCTGATCTCGTCTCTGTATCAGATGACTGCTGTCGGGACCGAAACCTGGACGCTGCTAGATTCACACTGCACATGAAAAATGAAGACATCAAAATGATT GCCCCCAGCCTTGAGGCTCGAGAACTGTGGAAAGGCTTCATGCTCTCGGTTTCAAAG CTATCTGTGCCAAGTTCTCTGAACCTGCTGCCTGGCCAGATTCACATGATGAAGGAAATaatagagaaagagaaaataaggCAGCGGATTCTTTCATCTGTGCCGCCACCCTCGTGTTCTGACAATTATGTTACTTTACAGGCAGACATGCCTTC GTGTTATCATAATGTCACCCGCGTCGAAGCTGAATACTTATTGGAAAGGAATGCTAATCGGGGAAGCCTACTGTTGCGGCCGGGTCATGATGGGACATCGTTTGCTCTCACTACGCGGCAAGATATCAACGG ACCAGTATTCAGACATTACCGTGTGTCTCGGAGGCACGAAGGAGGATTCGTCATTGCCCTTGAGACTCCT ATCACCTGTGAGACCCTGCATGATGTCGTTAACTGCCTGCTGGAGAAGACCAATGGGGTTTTGGTGCCTCTTCTGATGGAGGAACACTATGAGAAAAATATAA CATTTGCTGAGACTGATAATGAGAATGGCGAGAGAAGTCTGCATTGTCCCAAAGTCCCTTCACCTACTCCTCCAGTGCCACCCCAAAAACCAG CATTTGCTGTGATTGATAATGAGAATGATGAGATAATTGTTCAATGTCCCAAAGTCCCTTCACCTACTCCTCCAGTGCCACCCCCCAAACCAG ACCTAAACACACAGGAAAGCACCTACATCAATGTCTCAG ATGCTGGAGAGTATGAGGTGGATCAAGCAGCATGTCCTCCACCTCCTGTCCTGCCACGTCTTTCAG GGCGATATTTACCGCATCAGAATTCAGTGCCTCATGATCTGAACAGCAGTTCAG aCATTGAAAGGAAAGCTTTGGTACCTCCCGGCTACTCCAAATCAACTTCCCGAAGCAACAGTTTGTCTGGCATTCCTAAGAATATTCCCAAGTCTCGACAACTTGTTGACTTGA ATGAGCTCCAAGAGGTTCTTAATAGGAGACGAAACCAGGAATAA
- the fsd1 gene encoding fibronectin type III and SPRY domain-containing protein 1, whose translation MDDQKESLRKIITTLALKNEEIQNFICCLKQSLENLEANSNRVQEDMESEFSSLHAVLDELKEGMVTRIKQERASRTYELQSQLSACTKALESSEELLELANQTLCSSENDSFTQAAKEIKDSVTMAPAFRLSLKAKASDSMNHMMVDFTQERNMLQAIKFLPVPATPEIHVAECQVFDNTVTVVWTLPEPDSKIDHYILEYRRTNHEGPPRAREDYPWMVVEGIKETEYTLTSLRFDTRYMTFRVKACNKAVAGEFSEPVTLETHAFVFKLDAGSAHQNLKVEDLSVEWDSSGGKVAVQDIRKEKNRTSSPMHSPARTAMMSPKRAPSARVGRDRFTAESYTVLGDTMIDAGQHYWEVRYDKESKTFAAGVALRSLGRFDQLGKSNASWCLHLNNWLQQSLTAKHNNKARTLDCPIPDRIGIYCNYEEGTLSFYNSRTKTLIHTFRTKFQQPIIPAFMVWNGSFSVQTGLQVPSIVLSGQKRNSNTSSSNASLT comes from the exons ATGGACGACCAGAAG GAGTCACTGAGGAAGATTATCACCACGTTGGCTCTGAAGAATGAGGAAATCCAGAATTTCATCTGCTGTCTAAAGCAGAGTTTAGAGAACCTAGAG GCGAATTCAAACCGAGTGCAGGAGGATATGGAGTCAGAGTTTAGCTCTCTGCATGCTGTCCTGGATGAACTGAAAGAGGGCATGGTCACACGCATCAAGCAGGAAAGAGCCAGTCGTACATATGAGCTACAG AGTCAGCTGAGCGCATGCACCAAAGCCCTAGAGAGCTCAGAGGAGCTGCTGGAATTAGCCAATCAGACGCTCTGCTCCTCTGAGAATGACAGCTTCACTCAG GCGGCCAAAGAGATAAAGGATAG TGTGACTATGGCTCCAGCATTTCGCCTGTCTTTGAAAGCAAAGGCCAGTGACAGCATGAATCACATGATGGTGGACTTCACTCAGGAAAGAAATATGCTACAGGCTATAAAATTTCTACCAG TCCCTGCCACACCAGAAATTCATGTGGCTGAATGCCAGGTGTTTGATAACACAGTCACAGTGGTGTGGACATTACCTGAACCCGACTCCAAAATCGACCACTACATCCTGGAATATCGGAGAACCAATCATGAAGGGCCTCCTCGGGCTCGAGAAGACTACCCCTGGATGGTGGTGGAAGGGATAAAAGAGACTGAGTACACACTCACGA GCCTTCGTTTTGACACGCGTTACATGACCTTTAGAGTGAAGGCATGCAATAAAGCGGTGGCGGGTGAATTCTCAGAGCCGGTTACTCTAGAAACACATG CATTCGTCTTTAAACTGGACGCGGGTTCAGCCCATCAGAACCTGAAGGTGGAGGATCTCAGCGTGGAATGGGACAGCAGCGGTGGGAAGGTAGCCGTCCAGGACATCCGGAAGGAAAAGAACAGGACCAGCTCTCCTATGCATTCCCCTGCCAG GACAGCCATGATGTCCCCCAAAAGGGCTCCATCTGCTAGAGTGGGCCGAGACCGCTTCACAGCAGAGTCCTACACTGTCTTAG GAGACACCATGATCGATGCAGGGCAGCATTACTGGGAGGTACGGTATGATAAGGAGAGTAAGACGTTTGCAGCAGGAGTCGCTTTGCGGTCTCTAGGCCGCTTTGATCAGCTGGGGAAGAGTAACGCTTCCTGGTGCCTCCACCTTAACAACTGGCTTCAGCAGAGCCTCACAGCCAAGCACAATAATAAAGCCAGAACACTGGACTGCCCCATCCCCGACCGCATCGGCATTTACTGCAACTATGAAGAAG GCACATTGTCTTTTTACAACTCCAGAACCAAAACTCTCATTCATACATTCAGAACCAAGTTCCAGCAGCCTATTATACCAGCCTTTATG GTGTGGAATGGGAGTTTCTCAGTGCAGACGGGCCTCCAGGTACCCAGCATTGTGCTGAGCGGGCAGAAGCGGAACAGTAATACAAGCAGCTCTAATGCCAGCCTTACTTAA
- the LOC113107968 gene encoding coiled-coil domain-containing protein 181-like, producing MSDSAVQNTPDEYEDDFEKDLDWLISEESKSEEQDPDDDDIEAQIDKELEEDVHKHKEMADEEAYERWPTPMEPLEGALDPDRDDIETSPHLQNDEDLDEEKKYILDKIQEANKQLQDQDPPDHGRRRRLQFKDTLVDLVVPAQEFDAQESNGASCRDLEEEQEVSGQMERLTISPKEESGIGEPEDEHNEGAKEGRVLVEKDGKFDLVSLKEVESQGLLPPLPVSHSDNQRASSRQSESGLHLGKSPVSSPRQNSSSPFPPGTETLYIPKPPPKHRNRPSSARPSQRGAWVHSNKRRVQSANGAPSHATFTLSSQQKELLAKLQQRRERQAKEDELKKKEEEEQKRQENELAFRSWLMRKREQLLEERRVQKAQEMERMNFRRDCGDPEEAYKNWLQKKQEQQFKDKQIEEMKRLEKESGFCLHSREESEKAFRQWLKRKRTEKRTEQQAARERSRRLMLEERRTRRMHDLHCTVNEIKPFRFSDPYEYRY from the exons ATGAGTGATTCTGCAGTCCAGAATACTCCAGATGAGTATGAGGATGACTTTGAGAAAGACCTGGACTGGCTTATCAGTGAGGAGAGCAAGAGTGAGGAACag GATCCTGACGATGATGACATTGAAGCTCAGATAGACAAAGAGCTTGAAGAAGATGTACACAAACACAAGGAAATGGCTGATGAAGAAGCGTATGAAAGGTGGCCAACGCCCATGGAGCCATTAGAGGGTGCGTTAGATCCTGACAGGGACGACATTGAAACTTCCCCACATTTACAGAACGACGAAGACCTCGATgaagaaaagaaatatattttggatAAGATTCAAGAGGCTAACAAACAACTCCAGGACCAGGATCCACCAGACCATGGCCGGCGCAGACGGCTGCAGTTTAAGGACACTCTGGTTGACCTGGTGGTGCCTGCACAAGAGTTTGATGCTCAAGAGAGCAATGGTGCCTCCTGTAGGGACTTAGAGGAAGAGCAAGAGGTATCAGGACAAATGGAGAGACTGACGATCTCTCCAAAAGAGGAGAGTGGGATTGGAGAGCCTGAGGATGAACATAATGAGGGAGCGAAGGAAGGACGGGTTTTGGTTGAAAAAGATGGAAAGTTTGATCTGGTGAGTCTAAAGGAGGTGGAAAGTCAAGGGTTGCTTCCTCCCTTGCCGGTTTCTCACAGCGACAATCAGCGAGCATCTTCACGGCAAAGTGAGTCTGGTCTCCATCTCGGCAAGAGTCCTGTCTCCTCACCGAGGCAAAATTCTAGCTCACCTTTTCCCCCTGGCACTGAGACGCTATACATTCCCAAACCTCCACCGAAGCACCGAAATAGACCTAGTTCTGCAAGACCGTCCCAAAGGGGAGCATGGGTTCATAGCAACAAGCGCAGGGTCCAGTCTGCAAATGGAGCTCCTTCACATGCCACTTTCACTCTGTCATCACAGCAGAAAGAATTACTGGCCAAACTTCAGCAGCGGAGAGAGAGGCAAGCGAAAGAG GATGAGTTGAAgaaaaaagaggaagaggaacagAAGCGTCAGGAAAATGAGTTAGCCTTCCGATCATGGCTTATGAGGAAGAGAGAACAACTGCTGGAGGAGAGGAGAGTTCAGAAAGCCCAGGAAATGGAAAGGATGAACTTTAGG AGAGACTGTGGTGATCCAGAGGAGGCCTATAAAAATTGGCTCCAGAAAAAACAGGAACAGCAGTTCAAAGACAAGCAGATAGAGGAGATGAAGAGACTGGAAAAGGAGAGCGGCTTTTGTCTGCACAGCCGAGAGGAGAGTGAGAAGGCCTTCAGACA GTGGCTAAAACGAAAGCGTACAGAGAAAAGAACAGAACAGCAGGCAGCTCGCGAGCGCTCGCGCAGACTCATGCTGGAAGAGCGCAGAACGAGACGCATGCATGACCTCCACTGCACTGTCAATGAGATCAAACCCTTTCGATTCAGTGACCCCTATGAATACCGCTACTGA